From Solidesulfovibrio carbinoliphilus subsp. oakridgensis, the proteins below share one genomic window:
- a CDS encoding outer membrane homotrimeric porin, with product MKRILTIALVAVFALGAFASAQAATEVKMVGDARIYGVFFAEHNFTGWNNASWTSNTPTYNRAGTKTEDRFEIWERFRLRSDFVANEAVKFRLGIKVEDTWGHGTLTAANPEVAIAVYQAFLQFKWPGCDIEVTAGLQDIDLPISKMFYGNPVFGGDRIASLVINAPLIDNTLGLLAGFGRLVDANRTFDTTTTQVADEFDVYFLALPITLDGFKATPWGMIGVAGKNATYFTTSGSTFSSQNFAENLVSAGTFATPALWKNSQNAYWWAGTSLELTVLDPIKFYGDVIYGAGAQADRKKSQRGGWFIDLGVEYTGWDVLTPKVFGWWSTGEDGSTRNGSERMPQVRPNWGPGNSFLFDDSQELAKNSNMGMNPVGAWGLGASLDNISFIEKLTHRLTYTYLRGNNSARAIRDINALMGSNPYFVMGRDLTVNEYAMGVNFDSKYMIYENLAAVLETGWAHGEFQTSVWGHRLAEKARSGDSWKVAFGLTYKF from the coding sequence ATGAAACGCATTCTCACCATCGCCCTTGTCGCGGTGTTCGCCCTGGGCGCCTTCGCCAGCGCCCAGGCGGCCACCGAGGTGAAGATGGTCGGCGACGCCCGCATCTACGGCGTCTTCTTCGCCGAGCACAACTTCACCGGTTGGAACAACGCCTCCTGGACGTCCAACACCCCGACGTACAACCGCGCCGGCACCAAGACCGAAGACCGCTTCGAGATCTGGGAACGGTTTCGCCTGCGCTCCGACTTCGTGGCCAACGAGGCCGTGAAGTTCCGTCTGGGCATCAAGGTGGAAGACACCTGGGGCCACGGCACGCTGACCGCCGCCAACCCGGAAGTCGCCATCGCCGTCTACCAGGCCTTCCTGCAGTTCAAGTGGCCCGGTTGTGACATCGAAGTGACCGCCGGTCTCCAGGACATCGACCTGCCCATCAGCAAGATGTTCTACGGCAACCCGGTCTTCGGTGGCGACCGCATCGCCTCCCTGGTCATCAACGCCCCGCTGATCGACAACACCCTGGGCCTGCTGGCTGGTTTCGGCCGTCTGGTTGACGCCAACCGGACCTTCGACACCACCACCACCCAGGTGGCCGACGAGTTCGACGTGTACTTCCTGGCCCTGCCCATCACCCTGGACGGCTTCAAGGCCACCCCCTGGGGCATGATCGGCGTTGCCGGCAAGAACGCCACGTACTTCACCACCAGCGGTTCTACCTTCAGCTCGCAGAACTTCGCTGAAAACCTGGTCTCCGCCGGCACCTTCGCCACCCCGGCCCTGTGGAAGAACTCGCAGAACGCCTACTGGTGGGCTGGTACTTCCCTGGAGCTGACCGTTCTGGATCCGATCAAGTTCTACGGCGACGTGATCTACGGCGCCGGCGCCCAGGCCGATCGCAAGAAGAGCCAGCGCGGCGGTTGGTTCATCGACCTCGGCGTGGAGTACACCGGTTGGGACGTCCTGACCCCCAAGGTCTTCGGCTGGTGGTCCACCGGTGAAGACGGCTCCACCCGCAACGGTTCCGAGCGTATGCCGCAGGTCCGCCCCAACTGGGGTCCGGGCAACAGCTTCCTGTTCGACGATTCGCAGGAACTGGCCAAGAACTCCAACATGGGCATGAACCCGGTCGGCGCCTGGGGCCTCGGCGCTTCTCTGGACAACATCTCCTTCATCGAGAAGCTGACCCACCGCCTGACCTACACCTACCTCCGTGGCAACAACTCGGCCCGGGCTATCCGCGACATCAACGCGCTGATGGGCAGCAACCCCTACTTCGTGATGGGTCGCGACCTGACCGTGAACGAGTACGCCATGGGCGTGAACTTCGACAGCAAGTACATGATCTATGAGAACCTGGCCGCCGTCCTCGAGACCGGCTGGGCCCACGGCGAGTTCCAGACCAGCGTCTGGGGACACCGCCTGGCTGAGAAGGCCCGTAGCGGCGACTCGTGGAAGGTCGCTTTCGGCCTGACCTACAAGTTCTAA
- a CDS encoding tetratricopeptide repeat-containing serine protease family protein, translating to MRPAFLALGRAVLVTALALGPSLARADLDDAERAYDRGDDAAALRELRPLVAKGSPSAAYLLGIMRERGRGGPRDPAEAAKWFRKAADGGNAGAMVALAVLHLRGDGVAQSDALAGDWLKKAAAKGYDKGIFLLGMMRLEGRGGPASDAPAYLRRAVLAGSGDAAFVLGDMLLNGRGVGRDPAAAYRLALSGLANPKIEALTRNRLATLAEAAKKELDPTVARAIAGKEAARLQAGPGQAARRPRTGSGFMVSRVGHVLTNAHVADGCGRIMATVDGHQVAAALLRVDRANDLALLKLAVVPNRALAFREGGDLPAGAVVSAAGYPGESAVFDRLRVTTGRTRELAAGAGPRGEQAMTAEVLPGNSGGPLLDAAGHVAGVVKAKRDTRAIQAQAGDAPAEMGFAVPLSVVKGFLAQAQVPVTTAPAGRVLDAPALAAAASGTVLPLFCLPAGPAGR from the coding sequence ATGAGGCCGGCCTTTCTGGCTTTGGGTCGGGCGGTCCTGGTGACCGCCCTGGCCCTTGGCCCGTCCCTGGCCCGGGCGGACCTGGACGACGCCGAGCGGGCCTATGACCGGGGCGACGACGCGGCGGCCCTTCGGGAATTGCGGCCGCTGGTGGCCAAAGGCAGCCCGTCGGCCGCGTATCTTCTTGGCATCATGCGCGAACGCGGACGCGGCGGTCCGAGGGACCCGGCCGAGGCGGCCAAGTGGTTTCGCAAGGCGGCCGACGGCGGCAACGCCGGGGCCATGGTGGCCCTGGCGGTGCTCCACCTGCGCGGGGATGGCGTGGCCCAAAGCGACGCCTTGGCCGGGGACTGGCTCAAAAAGGCGGCGGCCAAAGGGTATGACAAGGGCATCTTCCTGCTCGGCATGATGCGGCTGGAGGGCCGGGGCGGTCCGGCCTCGGACGCGCCCGCCTATCTGCGGCGGGCGGTTCTGGCCGGCTCCGGCGACGCGGCCTTCGTCCTTGGCGACATGCTGCTCAACGGCCGGGGGGTGGGCCGCGACCCGGCGGCCGCCTACCGGCTGGCCCTGTCCGGGCTGGCCAATCCCAAGATCGAGGCGTTGACCCGCAACCGTCTGGCCACCCTGGCCGAGGCCGCCAAAAAGGAGCTCGATCCCACGGTGGCCCGGGCCATCGCCGGCAAGGAGGCGGCCCGGCTGCAGGCCGGCCCGGGGCAGGCGGCGCGCCGGCCGAGAACCGGCTCCGGCTTCATGGTCAGCCGGGTCGGCCATGTCTTGACCAACGCCCACGTGGCCGACGGGTGCGGCCGGATCATGGCCACGGTGGACGGGCATCAGGTCGCGGCCGCGCTCCTGCGGGTCGACCGGGCAAACGATCTGGCCCTCCTGAAGCTGGCCGTGGTCCCGAACCGGGCCTTGGCCTTTCGGGAAGGCGGCGACCTGCCGGCCGGTGCGGTGGTGTCCGCGGCCGGGTATCCCGGGGAATCGGCCGTCTTCGACCGCCTGCGCGTCACCACCGGCCGGACCCGGGAACTGGCCGCCGGAGCCGGTCCCCGGGGGGAGCAGGCGATGACCGCCGAAGTGCTGCCCGGCAACAGCGGCGGGCCCCTGCTCGACGCCGCCGGCCATGTGGCCGGCGTGGTCAAGGCCAAGCGCGACACCCGGGCCATCCAGGCCCAGGCCGGGGACGCGCCGGCGGAAATGGGATTCGCGGTGCCCCTGTCCGTCGTGAAAGGCTTCCTGGCCCAGGCCCAGGTGCCTGTGACCACGGCCCCGGCCGGCCGGGTGCTCGACGCTCCGGCCCTGGCCGCGGCGGCCTCCGGCACGGTCCTCCCGCTTTTCTGCCTGCCTGCCGGCCCGGCCGGCCGTTAG
- a CDS encoding EI24 domain-containing protein codes for MLTAFPKGLFAHAKGIRFALAHKGYLAVAVVPFVLTLALFALGLGLVGPGGDWLTGRLWVPDPAATGLAGVLAWLYLHVVRYLLYLLAVVLMYFLFMVTANIVASPLYDGIAGRMVRRLRGEAQAAARDLPWWRVMAEEIKKAVFVAVLPVLLFFVPVVGQLLAPVAAACLLAFDFLDFAFCRDEPRFGVRLRALARRPLLLLGFGLPLLIPVVNIVLFPFAIFGATLLYCDTAGQLPSPAPRK; via the coding sequence GTGCTGACCGCCTTTCCCAAAGGCCTTTTCGCCCACGCCAAGGGCATCCGCTTCGCCCTGGCCCACAAGGGCTATCTGGCCGTGGCCGTGGTGCCCTTTGTCCTGACCCTGGCCCTTTTCGCCCTGGGCCTCGGCCTTGTGGGCCCGGGCGGCGACTGGCTGACCGGCCGCCTCTGGGTCCCGGACCCGGCCGCCACCGGCCTCGCCGGGGTCCTCGCCTGGCTGTACCTGCACGTGGTCCGCTACCTCCTCTATCTGCTGGCCGTGGTGCTCATGTATTTCCTTTTCATGGTCACGGCCAACATCGTGGCCTCGCCGCTTTACGACGGCATCGCCGGCCGCATGGTCCGCCGCCTGCGGGGCGAGGCCCAGGCGGCGGCCCGGGACCTGCCCTGGTGGCGGGTCATGGCCGAGGAAATCAAGAAAGCCGTGTTCGTGGCCGTGCTGCCGGTCCTGCTCTTTTTCGTGCCCGTCGTCGGACAGCTGCTCGCCCCGGTGGCCGCGGCCTGCCTGCTCGCCTTCGATTTCCTGGATTTCGCCTTCTGCCGGGACGAACCGCGGTTCGGCGTCCGGCTGCGGGCCCTGGCCAGGCGGCCCCTGCTCCTTCTGGGCTTCGGGCTGCCGCTCCTCATTCCGGTGGTCAACATCGTCCTTTTTCCCTTCGCCATCTTCGGCGCCACCCTGCTCTACTGCGACACCGCCGGACAGCTCCCGTCCCCCGCGCCCCGCAAATGA